The Vibrio orientalis CIP 102891 = ATCC 33934 genomic sequence GTGAATAACAAACACATGCTCAATGGGTTGCACCATTTAAGGCATCTCCTACAACAATATGGGGCGAAACAAAAGAACAGATTATATCTTGAGTGGGCATATGTTTCACGCAATCTTAGTAATACTGTGTAAGAAAACGGGAGCCTTGACTTTACTTCTGGCACTCACCACAAAAAAACGTATTCCTTTGACCTATCTTTTGCTCTGAGATCGGCTCTCCACAACTTGGGCAAGGTTCACCAGCTTTGCCATAGACTTGTAGCTCCTGAGCAAAATAGCCCGGTTTTCCATCAGCTTGAGCAAAATCTTTGAGGGTTGTACCACCTTGCTTGATGGCGGTATCGAGGACTTGCTTAATCTCACTGACAAGTAACACCCACTCTTTTTTGGTGATCTTACCTGCAGGACGAGTGGGATGAATTCTGGCGCTAAATAAAGACTCGTTGGCGTAGATGTTCCCTATACCTACAACCACCTTGTTATCCATAATGAATTGTTTAACCGCGACACGCTTCCCTTTGGCTTTTTCAGCTATGTAGTCAGCATTAAATTCATCGGTCAAAGGCTCGGGTCCCATGATACCTAACGCAGTATGGTTGCCATCTTCCGTCCATAACCAAGCACCAAAGCGTCTTGGATCGTTATAACGCAGCACTTTGCCATTGGTTAGCTTGAGATCAACGTGATCATGCTTGGCTGGTGCTATTTCAGCATC encodes the following:
- the mutM gene encoding bifunctional DNA-formamidopyrimidine glycosylase/DNA-(apurinic or apyrimidinic site) lyase — translated: MPELPEVEVSRMGISPHLIGETVAKLTFRTPKLRWDIPQELKQMEGQVIRNISRRAKYLLIETDVGCAIVHLGMSGSLRVLDAEIAPAKHDHVDLKLTNGKVLRYNDPRRFGAWLWTEDGNHTALGIMGPEPLTDEFNADYIAEKAKGKRVAVKQFIMDNKVVVGIGNIYANESLFSARIHPTRPAGKITKKEWVLLVSEIKQVLDTAIKQGGTTLKDFAQADGKPGYFAQELQVYGKAGEPCPSCGEPISEQKIGQRNTFFCGECQK